In Acholeplasma equirhinis, the following proteins share a genomic window:
- a CDS encoding RelA/SpoT family protein, producing MESDALYQALMNDIAHYITKPESINLITKAYQLAKEKHLGQMRKSGEPYITHPVAVTRILAELEAGPNTLVAALLHDTVEDTDLTLVDIEKIFGKDISQLVDAVTKLNKLIFQDIVQADNQQKMLLAMAKDIRVVLIKLADRMHNMRTLDSMAPEKQLRIAKETLDIYAPIAHRLGLFRWKAELEDRSLRFVDPAMYYKVSNMVKAKKDERESSISHVINYIKELFAESGIKDFDIKGRIKNIYSIYKKMVNGGRAFEDIYDLLAVRIIVDKVETCYQSLGIIHAHFTPIPKRFKDYIAVPKPNMYQSLHTTVLHSDGTLFEVQIRTHEMDKVAEDGIAAHWAYKESKVYSKEKEQFEIASKLKWYADLLKLTEDTDDKQESSQEFVDTIKTDILSANVYVFTPKGEVIELPAGSTPIDFAYRIHTDVGHRMVGAIVNNRIVTLDHTLQTGDVISIKTNKNSSGPSEDWLKIAKSPHARHKIKIFLNKENQDLIIAQGKEALEKEFVLNKKDFELSDQWVKENFEKNNVETVEDLYKEIGKGIISAKAVMNKLMPEATKETLLQRQLERTSRQLVATSDTGVIVEGLTTPQIKLANCCTPVPGDEIVGFVTKGSGIVIHGMHCTNIKEYDQNRLLPALWGINITRKYPTWLKIKGTTRATLLTDVIQAVNSSGVNIAEISAISNSQFESIIKLKVSLSNVNELNSLITNINKVPQVYYVERDIR from the coding sequence TTGGAAAGCGATGCATTATATCAAGCACTGATGAATGATATAGCTCACTATATCACAAAACCTGAGAGCATCAATTTAATCACAAAAGCTTACCAACTTGCTAAAGAAAAGCATCTAGGGCAAATGCGTAAAAGTGGCGAACCATACATTACCCATCCTGTTGCTGTAACAAGAATATTAGCTGAACTTGAAGCCGGACCTAATACCTTAGTTGCGGCTCTTTTACATGATACTGTCGAAGATACTGATTTAACACTTGTAGATATTGAAAAAATATTTGGTAAAGACATCTCACAACTTGTAGATGCTGTTACAAAATTAAACAAATTAATTTTCCAAGATATTGTACAAGCAGATAACCAACAAAAAATGTTACTTGCTATGGCAAAAGATATTCGAGTTGTGTTAATTAAACTTGCGGATAGAATGCATAATATGCGTACACTAGATTCTATGGCACCTGAAAAGCAATTGCGTATTGCTAAAGAAACTTTAGATATCTATGCACCTATTGCACACAGACTCGGTCTTTTCCGTTGGAAAGCTGAACTTGAAGATCGATCACTTCGTTTTGTTGACCCAGCGATGTATTATAAAGTTTCTAACATGGTTAAAGCAAAAAAAGATGAACGTGAAAGTTCAATTTCTCATGTTATCAACTATATTAAAGAATTATTTGCAGAATCTGGAATTAAAGATTTTGATATAAAAGGTCGTATTAAAAATATTTACTCCATCTATAAAAAGATGGTAAATGGTGGACGTGCTTTTGAAGATATCTATGATTTATTAGCAGTTAGAATTATTGTTGATAAAGTTGAAACTTGTTATCAATCACTTGGTATCATCCATGCGCATTTTACTCCAATTCCAAAACGTTTTAAGGATTATATTGCAGTTCCAAAACCGAACATGTATCAGTCACTCCATACAACTGTGCTTCATAGTGATGGGACTTTATTCGAAGTTCAAATTAGAACGCATGAGATGGATAAGGTCGCAGAAGACGGGATTGCTGCTCATTGGGCATATAAAGAATCTAAAGTATACTCTAAAGAAAAAGAACAATTTGAAATTGCATCTAAACTTAAATGGTATGCAGATTTACTTAAATTAACAGAAGATACTGACGATAAACAAGAATCAAGTCAGGAATTCGTAGACACCATTAAAACGGATATCTTATCAGCAAATGTTTATGTCTTCACACCAAAAGGTGAAGTCATCGAACTTCCAGCAGGTTCGACACCGATTGACTTTGCATATAGAATCCATACCGATGTCGGACATCGTATGGTTGGAGCAATTGTAAATAATAGAATTGTTACACTTGATCACACTTTACAAACAGGCGATGTCATCTCAATTAAAACGAATAAAAATTCATCTGGTCCAAGTGAAGACTGGTTGAAAATTGCAAAATCACCACATGCAAGACATAAAATCAAGATTTTCTTGAATAAAGAAAATCAAGATTTAATAATTGCACAAGGTAAAGAAGCACTTGAAAAAGAATTTGTTCTCAATAAGAAAGATTTTGAATTATCTGATCAATGGGTAAAAGAAAATTTTGAAAAGAACAATGTAGAAACTGTTGAAGACCTTTATAAAGAAATAGGTAAAGGTATCATATCTGCTAAAGCAGTTATGAATAAATTAATGCCTGAAGCAACAAAGGAAACATTACTTCAAAGACAACTAGAAAGAACAAGTAGACAACTAGTTGCAACTTCTGATACAGGTGTGATTGTTGAAGGATTAACAACACCACAAATTAAGCTTGCTAACTGTTGTACACCAGTTCCTGGTGATGAGATCGTTGGATTTGTTACGAAAGGTTCAGGGATTGTTATTCATGGTATGCATTGTACAAATATCAAAGAATATGATCAAAATAGATTATTACCAGCACTTTGGGGTATCAATATTACTAGAAAATACCCTACATGGTTAAAAATTAAAGGAACAACACGTGCAACTCTATTAACTGATGTCATCCAAGCAGTTAACTCAAGCGGTGTAAATATTGCTGAAATTTCAGCAATTTCAAATAGCCAGTTTGAAAGTATTATTAAACTTAAAGTTTCACTTTCTAACGTAAATGAATTAAACAGTTTAATAACTAATATTAACAAAGTACCTCAGGTTTATTATGTAGAGCGTGATATCCGATGA
- the dtd gene encoding D-aminoacyl-tRNA deacylase — MRMLVTKVKYAKLFVDSKLISEIDEGYVVYLGVKTTDNESIVQKCVDKLLKLRIFHDENDKLNLKIDPSKHHILVVSQFTLYGDASNNNRPSFTHAARPELAKPLYQFFVELIRKQGFKVETGVFGAHMEIEALYNGPFNLMYELED; from the coding sequence ATGAGAATGCTAGTTACAAAAGTTAAATATGCAAAATTATTTGTTGATTCTAAATTAATATCAGAAATTGATGAAGGTTATGTTGTCTATCTTGGTGTTAAAACAACTGATAATGAGAGCATAGTTCAAAAATGTGTGGATAAGCTTTTAAAATTAAGAATATTTCACGATGAGAACGACAAACTAAATTTAAAAATTGATCCATCCAAACATCATATTTTAGTTGTTTCACAATTCACATTGTATGGTGATGCATCTAATAACAACAGACCAAGTTTTACACATGCTGCAAGACCTGAACTTGCAAAACCACTCTATCAGTTTTTTGTCGAATTAATTAGAAAACAAGGTTTTAAAGTAGAGACTGGAGTCTTTGGTGCACATATGGAAATTGAAGCCCTATACAATGGGCCGTTCAATTTAATGTACGAACTGGAGGATTAA
- the hisS gene encoding histidine--tRNA ligase, with protein sequence MSLVKVKGTYDVLSSEARRWQALETYVKAVFKKFNYQEIRTPIMEYSNVFHREDENSDMVTKETYNFEDKGGRMLTLRPEGTAGIIRSYIENKLYATNDLVKLWYMGPNFRYERPQKGRFRQFSQFGVEVVGAMDPYLDAEVIQLAYEIIKGLSLKGVSVKINSLGDKASKQNYMKVLKAFLEPKKDQLSPDSQARLDKNPLRILDSKDPVDKELLKDAPLPLDHLSDEAKLNFEKIQEALALAGVEYKIDKRLVRGLDYYSFVVFEIQADIEGFGSQNALGGGGRYNELVESLGGPSKPGVGFAFGMERLLDALELEGIKMVDEPKLDAYFITFDETSKKEAMKLQSLLRKENISVDLNYSGKAFKGQLKEALAQNAKFLLILGENELNMGKINVKNTKTEFQELIDIKDLVINLKEMLHHV encoded by the coding sequence ATGAGTTTAGTAAAAGTTAAAGGTACATATGATGTTTTATCAAGTGAAGCACGTCGTTGGCAAGCACTTGAAACATATGTCAAAGCAGTTTTTAAAAAATTTAATTATCAAGAAATCAGAACACCAATTATGGAATATTCAAATGTCTTTCATAGAGAAGATGAAAATTCAGATATGGTGACTAAAGAAACATATAACTTTGAAGATAAAGGTGGTAGAATGTTAACTCTTCGTCCTGAAGGTACTGCCGGTATTATTAGAAGTTATATCGAAAATAAACTTTATGCAACAAATGATTTAGTCAAACTTTGGTACATGGGACCTAATTTTAGATATGAGCGTCCTCAAAAAGGTCGTTTCCGTCAATTCTCACAATTTGGTGTTGAAGTTGTCGGTGCGATGGATCCGTATTTAGATGCAGAAGTTATTCAACTTGCATATGAAATCATTAAAGGTCTGAGCTTAAAAGGTGTTTCAGTTAAGATTAACTCATTAGGTGATAAAGCATCTAAACAAAACTATATGAAAGTTCTAAAAGCATTCTTAGAACCTAAAAAAGATCAACTTTCACCAGATTCACAAGCAAGATTAGATAAGAATCCATTACGTATCCTAGATTCTAAAGATCCTGTGGATAAAGAATTATTAAAAGATGCACCTCTACCGCTTGATCATTTAAGCGATGAAGCTAAGCTTAACTTTGAAAAAATCCAAGAAGCATTAGCACTTGCAGGTGTTGAATATAAAATTGACAAACGTTTAGTACGTGGTCTTGATTATTATTCATTTGTAGTATTTGAAATCCAAGCAGATATTGAAGGGTTTGGGTCTCAAAATGCACTTGGTGGTGGTGGACGTTACAATGAACTTGTAGAGTCACTCGGTGGACCTTCAAAACCTGGTGTAGGGTTTGCATTTGGAATGGAACGTTTACTTGATGCTTTAGAGCTTGAAGGTATCAAAATGGTTGATGAACCAAAACTTGATGCATACTTTATTACATTTGATGAAACTTCTAAAAAAGAAGCAATGAAACTTCAAAGTTTATTAAGAAAAGAAAACATTTCAGTTGATTTAAACTACTCTGGTAAAGCTTTCAAAGGACAACTTAAAGAAGCTTTAGCTCAAAATGCGAAGTTCCTCTTAATCTTAGGAGAAAATGAACTAAACATGGGCAAAATCAACGTAAAAAATACAAAAACAGAATTTCAAGAATTAATTGATATTAAAGATTTAGTGATAAATCTTAAGGAGATGTTACATCATGTATAA
- a CDS encoding GNAT family N-acetyltransferase has product MKQPVLYFDHYMLRDIELSDAKDMFEYGSDMEVVKYLSWGPYLDLTEAVGSIRKVFQKRPERGLPVGYAIVDLQNNKMIGTIDFHTKYADGSVEVGYCLNRHYWNKGVMTKALRKILEVGFWYFGYEKIIIGHSNENIGSKRVIEKNNFIFDRIDHEKYYNRFTGQKEPSSWYYLTKEQFK; this is encoded by the coding sequence ATGAAACAACCCGTACTTTATTTTGATCATTACATGTTAAGAGATATTGAATTATCAGATGCGAAAGATATGTTTGAGTATGGCTCAGACATGGAAGTCGTTAAATATTTAAGTTGGGGACCCTACTTAGATTTAACAGAAGCAGTTGGTTCAATTAGAAAAGTTTTTCAAAAACGACCAGAAAGAGGATTACCTGTTGGTTATGCAATTGTTGATTTACAAAATAATAAAATGATCGGAACCATCGACTTTCATACTAAATATGCAGACGGTTCAGTCGAGGTTGGTTATTGTTTAAACCGACATTATTGGAATAAAGGTGTTATGACTAAAGCTTTAAGAAAAATTCTTGAAGTTGGTTTCTGGTATTTTGGTTATGAGAAAATTATCATTGGACATTCAAATGAAAATATTGGATCAAAACGTGTCATTGAAAAGAATAACTTTATCTTTGACCGCATTGATCATGAAAAATACTACAACAGATTTACAGGGCAAAAAGAACCATCAAGTTGGTATTATCTTACAAAGGAGCAATTTAAATGA
- a CDS encoding deoxycytidylate deaminase, with product MKRDNYISWDTYFMGVAKLSALRSKDPATQVGACIINSDKRIIGIGYNGLPNGIKDEEFSWEKEGDFLKTKYPYVVHAEANAILNATTNLKGSSLYVTLFPCNECMKLIVQSGIKEIVYMSNKDHGKDFNQASTYMMEKAGIKARQITMETIVLEKDNI from the coding sequence ATGAAAAGGGATAATTACATTTCTTGGGATACTTATTTTATGGGGGTAGCAAAGCTATCCGCATTACGTTCAAAAGATCCAGCAACACAAGTTGGTGCTTGTATCATCAATTCAGATAAAAGGATCATTGGTATTGGCTACAATGGACTTCCAAACGGAATTAAAGACGAAGAGTTTTCTTGGGAAAAAGAAGGGGACTTTCTTAAAACAAAATATCCATATGTTGTACATGCAGAAGCGAATGCTATTTTAAATGCAACAACAAATTTAAAAGGGTCATCGCTTTATGTGACACTTTTCCCGTGTAATGAATGTATGAAATTAATTGTACAATCAGGTATTAAAGAAATCGTTTATATGTCAAATAAAGATCACGGTAAAGACTTTAATCAAGCTTCAACCTATATGATGGAAAAAGCAGGTATTAAGGCACGTCAAATTACAATGGAGACGATTGTTCTTGAAAAAGACAACATTTAA
- a CDS encoding replication-associated recombination protein A has translation MEPLASRMRPKSLKDVYGQDHLLGDSGVLTQMLNKKKWLSFILFGPPGTGKTTIAGLFSKESGLDTYFFNASTDNKQKLKDILDMTAYHDVLIIVDEIHRMKTDIQDYLLPFLETGKAIMIGLTTLNPYQSINIAIRSRCHLYEIKQLEDEDIKKALFNALPMLDADIKLSEDAIKAIIRFSNHEIRSALNLLESASLVLKDGEVLSSNTVRRLAGKPQLSLDDGEDHYFEMLSALQKSIRGSDVDASLHYLARLITLGDLEVIIRRLLVIAYEDIGLANPTIPQKVLTACQTAKMLGFPEARIPLANVVVDMAISPKSNTAYSALDKALADFQSGNTGEIPKHIDNKYLKVHPEAYHYPHNDPNALNSEKYLPEKIIKVKYYEPKDDNPYEKALKERKKLIDKIKGY, from the coding sequence ATGGAACCACTCGCTTCAAGAATGCGACCAAAATCACTCAAAGATGTTTATGGTCAAGACCATCTTTTAGGTGATTCAGGTGTATTAACACAAATGTTGAATAAGAAAAAATGGTTAAGTTTCATTTTATTTGGTCCTCCGGGAACAGGTAAAACAACCATTGCAGGTTTATTTTCTAAGGAATCGGGACTTGATACCTATTTTTTCAATGCTTCAACAGATAATAAACAAAAACTAAAAGATATTTTAGATATGACTGCTTACCACGATGTTTTAATCATTGTTGATGAAATTCATCGTATGAAAACTGATATCCAAGATTATCTACTTCCGTTTCTAGAAACAGGTAAGGCGATTATGATTGGATTAACAACTTTAAATCCATATCAAAGCATCAATATCGCAATCAGATCACGTTGTCATCTTTATGAAATTAAACAACTTGAAGATGAAGATATAAAAAAAGCACTATTTAATGCACTACCTATGCTAGATGCTGACATTAAATTAAGTGAAGATGCGATAAAGGCAATTATTCGTTTTTCAAATCATGAAATTCGTTCTGCATTAAATTTACTTGAAAGTGCATCTTTAGTCTTAAAGGATGGAGAAGTATTATCATCAAATACAGTCAGACGTTTAGCTGGTAAACCACAACTATCACTAGATGATGGTGAAGACCACTACTTCGAAATGTTAAGTGCACTTCAAAAATCCATACGTGGTAGTGATGTGGATGCTTCACTTCATTATCTTGCTAGACTCATTACATTAGGTGATTTAGAAGTGATTATCAGAAGATTACTCGTAATTGCTTATGAAGATATTGGTCTTGCGAATCCTACCATACCTCAAAAAGTATTAACAGCTTGTCAAACTGCAAAAATGTTAGGATTCCCTGAGGCTAGAATACCACTTGCAAATGTTGTGGTTGATATGGCAATTTCACCTAAATCTAATACAGCTTATTCAGCACTCGATAAAGCACTAGCAGATTTCCAAAGTGGAAATACAGGTGAAATACCAAAACACATTGATAATAAATATTTAAAGGTTCATCCTGAGGCATATCATTATCCACATAATGATCCGAATGCTTTAAACAGTGAAAAGTATTTACCTGAGAAAATTATTAAAGTCAAATACTACGAACCTAAGGATGACAATCCTTATGAAAAAGCATTAAAAGAACGTAAAAAATTAATCGATAAAATTAAAGGATATTAG
- the msrA gene encoding peptide-methionine (S)-S-oxide reductase MsrA — MKKIVVAGGCFWGVEAYFKQIEGVVDTTVGYANGNKDNPTYQEVCNGIATHAEAVLIEYDETKTTTEKILKHFFHIIDPTSLNRQGHDVGIQYRSGIYYDDLDTKEVSEKIIDAMRPNYHKPIVVSVEPLKNFYNAENYHQDYLDKNPGGYCHVDLTDILKVD; from the coding sequence ATGAAAAAGATCGTCGTAGCTGGTGGATGTTTTTGGGGTGTTGAAGCCTATTTTAAACAAATTGAAGGGGTAGTGGATACTACCGTTGGTTATGCTAATGGTAATAAAGATAATCCGACTTACCAAGAAGTTTGCAATGGTATTGCTACACATGCAGAAGCAGTCTTAATTGAATACGATGAGACTAAAACAACAACAGAAAAAATATTGAAGCATTTTTTCCACATCATTGACCCGACATCTTTAAATCGTCAAGGTCATGATGTGGGCATCCAATATCGTTCTGGTATTTATTATGACGATTTAGATACTAAAGAAGTTTCTGAAAAAATAATTGATGCAATGAGACCAAATTATCATAAACCAATCGTTGTTTCAGTTGAACCATTAAAAAACTTCTATAATGCAGAAAACTATCATCAAGATTATCTAGATAAAAATCCTGGTGGTTATTGTCATGTCGATTTAACAGATATTCTAAAGGTGGACTAA
- a CDS encoding type 1 glutamine amidotransferase domain-containing protein, giving the protein MELKGKRVITIVSNDYDDLEFHYPLIRLKEAGAEVVVAALKAKETYKGKYGLSTVSDVAFGDVDITKFDAIVIPGGWAPDLLRRFDEVLNFVRYMHENKKVIGAICHAGWVLSSAHILKGVKMTSTPGIKDDMMYAGATWVDEPVVISGHIITARRPPDLPLYLPELIKAIAKK; this is encoded by the coding sequence ATGGAATTAAAAGGTAAACGTGTAATAACAATCGTTTCTAACGATTATGATGACTTGGAATTTCATTATCCATTGATCAGACTAAAAGAGGCTGGTGCTGAAGTTGTTGTTGCAGCACTTAAAGCAAAAGAAACATATAAAGGCAAATATGGCTTATCTACTGTGAGTGATGTTGCATTTGGTGATGTTGATATTACCAAATTTGATGCCATTGTTATTCCTGGTGGATGGGCACCTGATTTACTCCGTCGTTTTGACGAAGTATTAAACTTTGTTCGCTATATGCACGAAAACAAAAAGGTGATTGGTGCAATTTGTCATGCAGGTTGGGTATTATCTTCTGCACATATCTTAAAAGGTGTGAAAATGACATCAACGCCTGGAATTAAAGATGATATGATGTATGCTGGCGCTACTTGGGTAGATGAACCAGTTGTTATTTCAGGTCACATTATCACTGCAAGAAGACCACCAGATTTACCACTATATTTACCTGAACTTATTAAAGCAATTGCTAAAAAATAA
- a CDS encoding adenine phosphoribosyltransferase yields MDLKKYIAAVPNFPKDGILFRDITPLMLDGEAYKYAADKFTEFAKQKGATVIVGPEARGFIFGCPVAVNMGIGFVPVRKPGKLPREAVTVTYDLEYGSNALSIHSDAIKKGDKVLIIDDLLATGGTVQATVQLVEKLGGEVVGAAFLIELDDLNGRSLLKDYDILSLIHY; encoded by the coding sequence ATGGATCTTAAAAAATATATTGCTGCAGTACCAAACTTCCCAAAAGATGGGATTTTATTTAGAGATATCACACCACTTATGTTAGATGGTGAAGCATACAAATATGCTGCAGATAAGTTTACTGAATTTGCAAAACAAAAAGGTGCAACTGTAATTGTTGGACCTGAAGCAAGAGGTTTTATTTTTGGGTGCCCAGTTGCAGTAAATATGGGTATTGGTTTTGTTCCAGTAAGAAAACCAGGTAAATTACCAAGAGAAGCCGTCACAGTGACTTATGATTTAGAATATGGATCCAATGCATTATCCATTCATAGTGATGCAATTAAAAAAGGTGATAAAGTTCTTATCATTGATGATTTACTTGCAACTGGTGGAACTGTACAAGCAACTGTCCAACTTGTTGAAAAATTAGGTGGTGAAGTTGTTGGTGCAGCGTTCTTAATCGAACTTGATGATTTAAATGGCAGAAGTTTATTAAAAGATTATGATATATTATCTTTAATTCATTATTAA
- the aspS gene encoding aspartate--tRNA ligase — translation MYKYTHHNNELTIKNVNEIVSLKGWVNKKRNLGGLIFIDLRDRKGITQLVVRPESSQYEIANSVKNEYVIEVTGKVLERESKNKDLKTGEIEIEVEALNIINTAETTPITIAEFDNVSEEVRLKYRYLDLRKPSQQRYLMTRNEITQSIRKTLLNEEYTELETPYLVKSTPEGAKEFLVPSRLYHGEAYALAQSPQIFKQLYMIAGYEKYFQFARCFRDEDGRADRQLEFTQVDIEASFVDQDDVMELTEKVMANMFKDVLKKELPLPIPRMTYAEAFDKYGSDKPDTRFELLIENFTESFKDYSIPIFAEGDVIRGLRLKNDAMFTRKYFDKLTEIVKKNHGKALAYLKNEAGLLAGSIAKFVEGYLLNEGELLILVPGAYEDSTNALGAIRKVIAKDLNMIDESLDNVLWVYDFPLLEFNAEEQRFYAKHHPFTSPKDVEELRNNPKEALAKAYDIVWNGYEVGGGSIRIYLNEVQNLMFETLGFSEAEKLNKFGFFLDALKYGTPPHGGLALGLDRLVMLATKTDNIKDVIAFPKTQSAKDLMMQSPSPADSKQWDDLGLKVIK, via the coding sequence ATGTATAAATACACACATCATAATAATGAATTAACAATTAAAAATGTAAATGAAATTGTCAGTCTCAAAGGATGGGTAAATAAAAAAAGAAATCTTGGAGGTTTAATTTTTATTGACCTTAGAGACAGAAAAGGTATTACTCAACTTGTTGTTAGACCTGAATCCTCACAATATGAAATTGCAAACTCAGTTAAAAATGAATATGTGATTGAAGTTACTGGTAAAGTTTTAGAACGTGAGTCAAAAAATAAAGACTTAAAAACCGGTGAAATTGAAATTGAAGTTGAGGCATTAAATATTATTAATACAGCTGAAACAACACCAATTACAATTGCTGAATTTGATAATGTATCTGAAGAAGTTAGACTTAAATATCGTTATTTAGACTTAAGAAAGCCAAGTCAACAAAGATATTTAATGACACGTAATGAAATTACACAGTCAATAAGAAAAACATTACTTAATGAAGAATATACTGAACTTGAAACACCTTATCTTGTTAAATCAACACCAGAAGGTGCGAAAGAGTTTTTAGTGCCTTCACGTTTATATCATGGTGAAGCGTATGCACTTGCACAATCACCACAAATCTTTAAACAACTTTATATGATTGCAGGTTATGAAAAGTACTTCCAATTTGCAAGATGTTTTAGAGATGAAGATGGACGCGCTGACCGTCAACTTGAATTTACTCAAGTCGACATCGAAGCATCATTTGTTGATCAAGATGATGTCATGGAATTAACTGAAAAAGTTATGGCAAACATGTTTAAAGATGTTTTAAAGAAAGAATTACCTTTACCAATTCCAAGAATGACCTATGCTGAAGCATTTGATAAATATGGTTCAGACAAACCAGATACACGTTTTGAACTTTTAATTGAAAACTTTACCGAAAGTTTTAAAGATTATTCAATACCAATCTTTGCAGAAGGCGATGTTATTCGTGGTCTTCGTTTAAAAAATGATGCGATGTTTACCAGAAAATACTTTGATAAGTTAACAGAAATTGTTAAGAAGAATCATGGTAAGGCACTCGCATATCTTAAAAATGAAGCTGGTCTTTTAGCAGGTTCAATCGCGAAGTTTGTTGAAGGTTACCTGTTAAATGAAGGCGAACTTTTAATTTTAGTTCCTGGTGCTTACGAAGATTCAACAAATGCACTTGGTGCAATTCGTAAAGTGATTGCTAAAGATTTAAACATGATTGATGAGTCATTAGACAATGTATTATGGGTCTATGATTTCCCATTACTCGAATTCAATGCTGAAGAACAAAGATTCTATGCAAAACACCATCCATTCACATCACCTAAAGATGTTGAAGAATTAAGAAACAATCCAAAAGAAGCACTTGCTAAAGCATATGACATTGTTTGGAATGGTTATGAAGTTGGTGGTGGATCGATTAGAATTTACTTAAATGAAGTTCAAAACTTAATGTTTGAAACATTAGGATTCTCAGAAGCAGAAAAATTAAACAAATTCGGATTCTTCCTAGATGCATTAAAATACGGAACACCTCCACATGGTGGACTAGCACTTGGGCTAGACCGTCTTGTGATGCTTGCAACGAAGACAGATAATATTAAAGATGTTATTGCATTCCCTAAAACACAATCAGCAAAAGACTTAATGATGCAATCACCTTCACCTGCTGATTCAAAACAATGGGATGATTTAGGATTAAAGGTGATTAAATAA
- a CDS encoding AI-2E family transporter gives MKINFRLLNILILLLIVGGLILIYPFIASVLDTALYALLPLIIAFTLAYILNPLINLMQKYKIPRWLGIFIVYSLSVLFIFYLIYGVIKPALDEIGSLTVGVENILHEIGVILNVDTSDVTAYVNSIVSDTIVQITNYFTASGGTVDAVWTTIIGGAVVVVVGIIFLLNFPRMRLGIRNYLADTLKPKTFDFVKTIDKELTNYLWAEVIIAGIQAVEYGGLMLIMAIFFPEFWIFVPLVAFIAAVLSLIPYFGGYFSILFTAIIIMTVPHAAYGMIGLGVFTLIFPQLDAYVINPKIYQTQLKLNPISTIAFVLLGQAFFGIIGAILSVPVQVVFEITMNFYKENIKSGLKKFNDTL, from the coding sequence ATGAAAATAAATTTTAGGCTGTTAAACATTCTAATATTGTTATTAATCGTAGGTGGATTAATTCTAATTTATCCCTTTATTGCAAGTGTTTTAGACACAGCTTTATATGCACTCCTACCTTTAATCATAGCATTTACGTTGGCATACATATTAAATCCATTAATCAATTTAATGCAGAAATATAAAATACCACGATGGTTAGGTATCTTCATTGTTTATTCACTGTCGGTATTGTTTATTTTCTACCTAATCTATGGTGTGATTAAACCAGCACTTGATGAAATTGGTAGTTTAACTGTCGGTGTTGAAAATATTCTTCATGAAATTGGTGTGATTTTAAATGTTGATACATCAGATGTAACAGCTTATGTGAACTCAATCGTTTCAGATACGATTGTTCAAATTACCAATTACTTTACAGCATCAGGTGGTACAGTAGATGCTGTATGGACCACAATTATTGGTGGTGCAGTTGTTGTAGTAGTCGGTATTATTTTCTTACTTAATTTCCCTAGAATGAGACTTGGTATAAGAAACTATTTAGCAGATACGCTTAAACCAAAGACATTTGATTTTGTTAAAACAATTGATAAGGAACTTACGAATTATCTTTGGGCAGAAGTGATTATTGCAGGTATTCAAGCTGTAGAATATGGTGGATTAATGCTCATTATGGCAATATTCTTCCCAGAGTTTTGGATTTTCGTACCATTGGTTGCATTTATTGCTGCAGTGCTATCATTAATTCCATATTTTGGTGGATATTTCTCAATTTTATTCACAGCAATTATCATAATGACAGTACCACATGCAGCTTATGGCATGATTGGTCTTGGTGTATTCACATTGATCTTTCCACAGCTTGACGCATACGTTATTAACCCTAAAATCTATCAAACACAACTTAAACTTAATCCAATCTCAACGATTGCATTTGTCCTCCTAGGACAAGCATTCTTCGGTATTATTGGAGCGATACTTTCTGTCCCTGTTCAAGTTGTATTTGAAATTACAATGAATTTCTATAAAGAAAATATTAAATCTGGGCTTAAAAAGTTTAATGATACACTCTAA